From the genome of Croceibacterium atlanticum:
CGCAGGAACGTAGCTGGAGCTGGTCGACCGTGGGTGCCCGCGCTCATGTGCCGCTGGCGGCTGAGGGCAAGCTCGCCCTGAACATGGCGGCGCGCTGGCAACATGCGCTGGATGGCAAGGCAATCAATGCCGATCTCGCCTTCCTCGAAGGCGGCCAGGCATTCCGGGTCAGCGGCGCGCCGATGGCCGGCGATGTCGGCCTCGTCGATGCGGGACTCAGCTTTCAGGCATCGAACGGCGTGCAGATCTCCGTCGATTACAATGGCGAATGGTCGGACGTCAGCCAGTCTCATGGCGGCAAGGCGACCCTGGGCATCCGCTTCTAAGGGCGAATAATCGCACCAACGGGCCGGCGGCATCCACGGGTGCCGCCGGCCTTTTTGCATCTGCGGCGAACCCATTGGCCGCCCTTTCACTTGATCCGCGCGGCTGCATGAAAGAAGGCGGCCGCATGACCCGTTTCGCGCTGACACTGGAATTCGACGGCGGCCCATTCATGGGGCTGCAGAGGCAGGACCACGGCCCCAGCGTTCAGCAGGCGGTGGAAGATGCCGCCTTCGCCATCACGGGCGAAAAGGTAACCATGCATTCCGCCGGACGGACCGATAGCGGCGTGCACGCGCTGGCCATGCGCAGCCATGTGGATATCGAAAAGCCGTTCGATCCATTCCGCCTGATGGAAGCGCTTAACGCCAAAATGCGGCCCGATCCGGTGGCAGTTACCGCCTGCGAAGTGGTGGCGGCGGATTGGCACGCCCGCTTTTCCTGCATTGGCAGGCGTTATCAATATCGCATCCGCAACCGCCGGGCACCGCTCACTCTCACCAAGGGGCAGGAATGGCAGATCGCCCGCCCTCTGGACGAACAGGCGATGCACCGGGCCGCTCAATTCCTTGTCGGGCGGCATGACTTCACCACTTTCAGATCCGCCCACTGCCAGGCGAAGGATCCGTTGAAGACGCTGGATCGGCTGGATGTGCGGCGCGAAGGCGATCTCGTGCTGGTGGAAGCGGATGCGCGCAGCTTCCTGCACCACCAGGTGCGCTCCATGGTGGGAACGCTGGCGCTAGTCGGGCTTGGCCAGTGGCGGGAAGAACAGGTGGCCCAGGCACTCGCCGCGCGCGACCGGCAGGCGCTGGGCCTCAATGCCCCGGCGGAAGGGCTGTATTTCGTAGAGGCGATCTACCCGGCCGGGTAAGCCGCCCCCTACTCGCCCCTTTCCTGCAGGCTGATACCCGTTTCATCGAAGCGGATATCGACCGGAACACCGTCAATCTCCGTCGATATGGTCGCCGTGTCTTCCCCGATGCGCAGACGTGTGCCTTGATCGTCGAGCGGGATTTCCTCCAGCCTCAGATCGCCCAGCGGAAGATCGCCGAGATTTGGCACATCCATCGGCTGGACCGGGCCACTGGGATCGGGCCGGGGCTGCGCGCGTTGCGGGGCAACCTGTTCACCCAGTGCCTGGCGCATGAAATCGCGCCAGATCCGCGCCGGCAGGCCGCCACCATGGACGCCGGCCAGCGGGGAATTGTCATCATTGCCCACCCACACGCCGACCACCAGATCTCCGGCATAGCCGACAAACAACGCATCGCGATTGTCCTGGCTGGTGCCGGTCTTGCCATAATTAGGGACGCGCAACATGGCCGCCCTGCCGGTGCCGCGATTGACCGCGGCACGCAGCATCTTTTCCATTGCCCCATGTTCGCGGGCAGAAAGGCTGCCGGTCGGGTTCCATATCCAGTCGAACCAGCCCTGTTCTTCCGCACTGAATGCGCGCGGCACGACCGGAAATTCATTCGCGGCAATGCCTGCATACGCGGCTGTGAGTTCCAGCAGGGTCATGGTCGAAGTGCCCAGCGCCAGGCTGGGATAGCCTTCCGGCAGGGGGGAGGTAACGCCGAATTCGCGCGCAACCTCTATCACCTTTTCGCTGCCCACTTCGTTGAACAGGCGCACGGCCGCGACATTGCTGGACCGCGCAAAGGCTTCTTCCAGCGTCAGGCTGTCGGAATAGTTGCCGCTCGCATTGCGCGGCCGATAGGAACCCTGTTCGATCGCCCGGTTTTCGATCCGGTCATCGGGATTCCACCCGTCTTTCAACGCGGCAAGATAGACGAAGAGCTTGAAGGTGGATCCAGGCTGGCGATGGGCCTGCGTGGCGCGGTTGAACGGGGATTGCGCATAATCCTTGCCGCCGATCATCGCCACGACTTCGCCATTGGGGCGCATGGCCACCAGCGCGACCTGCGCATTGCCCAGCGGCGCCCGTTCGACCGCCCGGCGGGCGGCGTTCTGCAACCGCGCATCCAGCGTGGTGGTAATGGTCTGCCGGGC
Proteins encoded in this window:
- the truA gene encoding tRNA pseudouridine(38-40) synthase TruA; the protein is MTRFALTLEFDGGPFMGLQRQDHGPSVQQAVEDAAFAITGEKVTMHSAGRTDSGVHALAMRSHVDIEKPFDPFRLMEALNAKMRPDPVAVTACEVVAADWHARFSCIGRRYQYRIRNRRAPLTLTKGQEWQIARPLDEQAMHRAAQFLVGRHDFTTFRSAHCQAKDPLKTLDRLDVRREGDLVLVEADARSFLHHQVRSMVGTLALVGLGQWREEQVAQALAARDRQALGLNAPAEGLYFVEAIYPAG
- a CDS encoding transglycosylase domain-containing protein: MRRWPWSRKKRPGPIFDDLDDERPLSPLYDTVPGDPERRRIHDWPYPDPEDGGGPLPPRKHTRWWWVSRGFAVLLFLFILLIGWLAVTAPLSKSLEPIAPPEITLLAADGTPIARNGAVVDQPVQVADLPPHVVDAFLAIEDRRFYDHWGGDPRGIARAAWSNLTTGRTQGGSTITQQLAKFTFLTPEQSLTRKAREALIAFWLEAWLTKDEILERYLSNAYFGDNTYGLRAASLHYFYRQPEKLRPEQAAMLAGLLQAPSRYAPTRNFTLAEERMGTVIGAMVEAGYLTEAEAAAMPVPKLDVRDGSTLPTGTYFADWALPEARKLSEIGYARQTITTTLDARLQNAARRAVERAPLGNAQVALVAMRPNGEVVAMIGGKDYAQSPFNRATQAHRQPGSTFKLFVYLAALKDGWNPDDRIENRAIEQGSYRPRNASGNYSDSLTLEEAFARSSNVAAVRLFNEVGSEKVIEVAREFGVTSPLPEGYPSLALGTSTMTLLELTAAYAGIAANEFPVVPRAFSAEEQGWFDWIWNPTGSLSAREHGAMEKMLRAAVNRGTGRAAMLRVPNYGKTGTSQDNRDALFVGYAGDLVVGVWVGNDDNSPLAGVHGGGLPARIWRDFMRQALGEQVAPQRAQPRPDPSGPVQPMDVPNLGDLPLGDLRLEEIPLDDQGTRLRIGEDTATISTEIDGVPVDIRFDETGISLQERGE